The following nucleotide sequence is from Deinococcus proteolyticus MRP.
ACCGCTCACTCACGAAGAGGTATTCCGTGACCGTAGCGACCCCCTTCACCTCCAGCTCTGCCCCTACAGCTCCTGCCAAGCCCAGCGCGGCGCTGGAACTGCGCGGCATCACCAAACGGTTCGGCGCCCACACGGCGCTGGAAGACTTCACCCTCAGCGTGCCGCGTGGCAGCCGCACAGGCATCATCGGGCGCAGCGGCGCCGGCAAAAGCACCCTGGTCCGGCTGCTGAGCGGCCTGGATACGCCCGACAGCGGCGAGCTGTACCTGGGCGGCGAAAACCTGCTGACCCTGTCCCCAGCCCAGCGCCGCCAGCGCCAGGCCCGCACCGGACTGGTGTTCCAGCACTTCAACCTGCTCGCCCAGCGCACCGCCGTGCAGAACGTGGCCCTGCCCCTGGAATTCGCTGGAGTGCCGCGGGCACGCCGCGAGGCCCTGGCCCGCGAGGGGCTGGCACAGGTGGGGCTAGAAGGATTCGGGGACCGTTACCCTGCCCAGCTGTCGGGCGGGCAAAAACAGCGGGTGGGCATTGCCCGCGCCCTGGTCACGAACCCGGAACTGCTGCTGGCCGACGAAGCCACCAGCGCCCTGGACCCCGAAACCAGCGCCAGCATCCTCAACCTGCTGACCCGTATTCAGCAGGAGCGTGACCTGACCCTCATCATCGTGACCCACCAGATGGAAGTGGTCCGCAGCGCCACCACCCATGTGGCGGTACTGGACCACGGCCGCCTGGTCGAGAGCGGGGAAACCGGCCGGGTGCTGGCCAGCCCACAGCACATAACCACCCGCGCCCTGCTGGGAGCACATCAGCCGCAGGTGGCCCTGGCTCCCGGCGAGTCGCTGCGTCAGCTCACCCTGCCTGCGTTGGACGCGGCCGCGCTGGCTCAGCTGGCCGCGCTGGGCGGCCGGGTGGTCGAAGCCCAGCCCACCGTCATCGGTGGCCGTGAGCAGGTCCTGGTCTGGCTGGCCGCCCCTGAGCAGCTCAGCCTGCATGACCTGTACTCGCAGCTGCACACCCGCGTCCAGCCCACCCGGCCCGAGGTGGTGGCATGACCCTGGACGCTGCCGTGTGGCCCCTGCTGTGGAAAGCCACTCTGGAGACGCTGTGGATGGTGGTTCCCTCCGCGCTGCTGGGTCAGCTGCTGGGGACTGCCCTGGGTGTATGGCTCACCCTGACCCGCCCCGGCGGCCTGACGCCCAACCCGGCCCTGTTCCGGGTGCTGGACGCTGTCGTCAACGTGGGCCGCTCTTTTCCTTTCATCATCCTGATGATTGTGCTGATTCCGCTTACCCGTGCCTTGGTCGGCACGTCTATCGGCAGCACCGCTGCCATCGTGCCGCTGACCGTGGCCGCCGTCCCTTTCCTGGCGCGGCTGGTGGAAGGCTCACTGCGCGAAGTGCCCTCCGGCGTGACCGAAGCGGCGCGGGCCATGGGCGCCACGACCGGCCAGATTGTGACCAAGGTGCTGCTGCCCGAAGCTCTGCCAGGTCTGCTGCACGCCTTCACCGTGCTGGTCATCAGCCTGCTGGGCTACTCGGCCGTGGCTGGGGCCATCGGTGCGGGCGGCCTGGGCGACCTGGCCATCCGCTACGGCTACCACCGCTTCGACACCGCCACCATGACCGTGACCGTGGTGGCCCTACTGCTCATCGTGCAGCTGGTGCAGTGGCTGGGTGACCGTGCCGAGCACCACGCCGACCACCGCTGAAATACTGCCCCCCGCATGACCCCACCCGACCATAAGGAGCACCCGAAGATGCGCTACTCCCCTCCTCCGACCGCTCTGGCCACGCTGGCCCTGTCGCTGACGGCACTGCTGGCCGGCTGCGACAGCAAAACCACGGAAACCACTGTGACTTCGGCTGCCAGTACTGCCAGTGCCGCCGATAGCCAGAGCAGTTCCCAGGCCAGCAGCTCTCAGGCCAGCAGCACGGCAGCCACTGCCGCTGCACCGTCCAGCGGCGAATCCGTCACCCTGCGCGTCGGTGCCACGCCCGTGCCAGCCGGTGAACTGCTGGAATTCGTCAAGCCCCAGCTGGCAAAAGAGGGCATCAACCTCGAAATCACCGAGTTCACCGATTACGTGACCCCCAACACGGCGCTGGGCGAGGGCAGCCTGGACGCCAACCTGTTTCAGCACCAACCCTATCTGGACAGTTTCCAGGCCGACCGCCCGCTGAACATCGTGCCGGTGCGTCCGGTTTACCTGCCGCCGCTGGGCCTGTACAGCGAAAAGGTAAAGGCCCTGGCCGACCTGCCTGACGGCGCCACCATCGCCGTTCCCAACGACCCCAGCAACGAGGCCCGCGCCCTGAAACTGCTGGAGCAGGGGCAACTGCTCACCCTCAAGCCCGGCGCTGCCGCCAATGCTGGCCTGGAGGCTATCGAAAGCAACCCCAGGGGCTTCAAGTTTCTGGAGCTGGAAGCCGCGCAGCTGCCGCGCTCGCTGGCCGATACCGACGCCTCTATCGTCAACGCCAACTACGCGCTGGAAGTGGGGCTGAACCCCAGCCGGGACGCCATCTTGCACGAGGAAAAAGACAGTCCCTACGTGAATGTCCTGGCCACCACAGGGAACCGCGCGGACGACCCCAACATCGCCCGGCTGGCCGACGCCCTGACCACCCCGCAGGTGCGTGACTGGCTGCTGCAAAAGTACGGCGGCAGCGTCATTCCCGCCTTCTGAAGCCCGCCGCCTCACCACCCACTTTCAAGTTGAAAGGAACCTGACCATGACCCTTTTCCCTGCTTCCTCGGCCCGTTCGCTACCCGCCCTGACCCTCACCCTGCTGCTGGCCGGCTGCGCCGCTCCCGAAACGACCGAGACCACCAGCACCAGCACCACGACCACTCAGACCACGACCAGCCAGGCGACCACCAGCGGCACTGCCACGACCGACACCGCTTCGGGCGCTGCCACCGGGGCCAGTGCAGCTGCTGCTACGCCCGCCGCCGGTGGGGTGCTGCGCGTGGGGGCCAACCCCGTGCCTCACGCCGAGATTCTGGAGTTCGTCAAGCCGAAGCTGGCCGCCGAGGGCCTGGACCTGCAAATCGTGGAATTCACCGACTACGTGCAGCCCAACGTAGCGCTGGGCGAGGGCAGCATTGACCTGAACTACTTCCAGCACCAGCCCTACCTTGACGAGTTCCAGGCCGACCGGCCGCTGGGCATCGTGGGCGGCGCCAAGATTCATGTGGAGCCGCTGGGTCTGTACAGCGAGCGCTACAACGACCTCAGCGCCCTGCCGGACGGCGCCACCATCGCCATCTCCAGCGACCCCAGCAACTCAGGCCGCGCCCTGAAGCTGCTGGAAAAGGGCGGCCTGCTGACGGTGAAGCCTGAAGCTGGCATCAGCGCCACCGTGCTGGACATCACCGAGAACCCCAAGAAGCTGGAGTTCCGTGAACTGGAACCGGCCCAGCTGCCACGCTCGCTGGCCGACGTGGACGCTGCCGTCATCAATACCAACTACGCCCTTGAAGCGGACCTGAACCCCCTGGAAGACTCGCTGCTGCTGGAAGATGCCGACAGCCCCTATGCCAACTTCCTGGCCGGCAAGCCCGAGATGCTGAACGACCCCCGCTACAACCAGCTGGTGCAAGCACTGCAAAGCGAAGAAGTGCGCCAGTTCATTCTGGACAAGTACAAAGGCGCAGTGGTGCCGGCGTTCTAAACCAGTTTCTGCGTTTCCCAATGCGAAGGCCCCAGCTCCTCAAAGGTCCCGGCTCCCCAGTGGAGCGGGGCCTTTACTTTGGCGCTCTAGCGCTGCCGCCTAAGCGCTGGAGTGCTTAAACTCCGCCGGCAGCCGCAGTTGACTCTGCTGCGGGCGCGTCCATCAGACCAGCAGCCTGGGCGATCAGCCGGTAGCTGCGGCGCCGGGCCAGCGGGTCATGGGTATGGGTGGTGATCATCAGTTCCTGGGCGCCGGTGCTTGCCGCCAGGCCC
It contains:
- a CDS encoding methionine ABC transporter ATP-binding protein, with the translated sequence MTVATPFTSSSAPTAPAKPSAALELRGITKRFGAHTALEDFTLSVPRGSRTGIIGRSGAGKSTLVRLLSGLDTPDSGELYLGGENLLTLSPAQRRQRQARTGLVFQHFNLLAQRTAVQNVALPLEFAGVPRARREALAREGLAQVGLEGFGDRYPAQLSGGQKQRVGIARALVTNPELLLADEATSALDPETSASILNLLTRIQQERDLTLIIVTHQMEVVRSATTHVAVLDHGRLVESGETGRVLASPQHITTRALLGAHQPQVALAPGESLRQLTLPALDAAALAQLAALGGRVVEAQPTVIGGREQVLVWLAAPEQLSLHDLYSQLHTRVQPTRPEVVA
- a CDS encoding methionine ABC transporter permease, with amino-acid sequence MTLDAAVWPLLWKATLETLWMVVPSALLGQLLGTALGVWLTLTRPGGLTPNPALFRVLDAVVNVGRSFPFIILMIVLIPLTRALVGTSIGSTAAIVPLTVAAVPFLARLVEGSLREVPSGVTEAARAMGATTGQIVTKVLLPEALPGLLHAFTVLVISLLGYSAVAGAIGAGGLGDLAIRYGYHRFDTATMTVTVVALLLIVQLVQWLGDRAEHHADHR
- a CDS encoding MetQ/NlpA family ABC transporter substrate-binding protein, whose product is MTPPDHKEHPKMRYSPPPTALATLALSLTALLAGCDSKTTETTVTSAASTASAADSQSSSQASSSQASSTAATAAAPSSGESVTLRVGATPVPAGELLEFVKPQLAKEGINLEITEFTDYVTPNTALGEGSLDANLFQHQPYLDSFQADRPLNIVPVRPVYLPPLGLYSEKVKALADLPDGATIAVPNDPSNEARALKLLEQGQLLTLKPGAAANAGLEAIESNPRGFKFLELEAAQLPRSLADTDASIVNANYALEVGLNPSRDAILHEEKDSPYVNVLATTGNRADDPNIARLADALTTPQVRDWLLQKYGGSVIPAF
- a CDS encoding MetQ/NlpA family ABC transporter substrate-binding protein; amino-acid sequence: MTLFPASSARSLPALTLTLLLAGCAAPETTETTSTSTTTTQTTTSQATTSGTATTDTASGAATGASAAAATPAAGGVLRVGANPVPHAEILEFVKPKLAAEGLDLQIVEFTDYVQPNVALGEGSIDLNYFQHQPYLDEFQADRPLGIVGGAKIHVEPLGLYSERYNDLSALPDGATIAISSDPSNSGRALKLLEKGGLLTVKPEAGISATVLDITENPKKLEFRELEPAQLPRSLADVDAAVINTNYALEADLNPLEDSLLLEDADSPYANFLAGKPEMLNDPRYNQLVQALQSEEVRQFILDKYKGAVVPAF